The following are encoded together in the Myxococcales bacterium genome:
- a CDS encoding methyltransferase domain-containing protein yields the protein MHPLDYQHDADSASVRRSGGGQSGATTPRGRTDEESRYYAFSQRAYAIFAYVYDAVVFPFQRLRQTVADTAAVPPDARLLDVATGTGAQAFAFARKAREVVGIDLSRAMLRVARRKNRFANVAFEEADAADMPFADESFDASCVSFALHEMPASVRQRVLGEMARVTAPGGSLIVVDYALPRNRVVRFFGCHLIELFEHATYASFVRSDLDAALQQANIAPLAHRSALAGLAKITVGRRGTR from the coding sequence ATGCATCCGCTCGACTACCAGCACGATGCCGACTCTGCGTCAGTCCGACGAAGCGGAGGCGGTCAGAGCGGCGCGACGACCCCTCGCGGCAGGACCGATGAGGAGAGCAGGTACTACGCGTTCAGTCAGCGCGCCTATGCGATCTTCGCGTACGTCTACGACGCGGTCGTCTTCCCGTTCCAGAGGCTGAGGCAGACCGTCGCGGACACGGCGGCCGTTCCCCCCGACGCGAGGCTGCTGGACGTCGCGACCGGCACCGGTGCGCAGGCGTTCGCGTTTGCCCGCAAGGCGCGGGAAGTAGTGGGTATCGATCTGTCGCGCGCGATGCTGCGCGTCGCGCGCCGAAAGAATCGCTTCGCGAACGTCGCGTTCGAGGAGGCCGACGCCGCCGACATGCCCTTCGCGGATGAGAGCTTCGATGCCTCCTGCGTGTCGTTCGCGCTCCACGAGATGCCGGCGAGCGTCCGCCAGCGGGTGCTCGGGGAAATGGCGAGGGTCACCGCGCCCGGCGGCTCGCTGATCGTCGTCGACTACGCGCTGCCACGAAATCGCGTCGTGCGCTTCTTCGGGTGCCACCTGATCGAGCTCTTCGAGCACGCGACGTACGCGAGCTTCGTGCGCTCCGATCTCGACGCCGCGCTCCAGCAAGCGAACATCGCGCCGCTCGCTCACCGCTCCGCGCTCGCGGGCCTTGCGAAGATCACCGTTGGACGAAGGGGAACGCGCTGA
- a CDS encoding DUF302 domain-containing protein, whose amino-acid sequence MTFTMKKELGSTYEQTLERLPDALKSERFGVLTEIDVQQTLKNKLGVDFRRYKILGACNPGLAHKALSTNLEIGAMLPCNVVVYEGDDGRAVVHAIDPMQTIAAGDERLATIAKTVREKLARVLERLA is encoded by the coding sequence ATGACCTTCACGATGAAGAAAGAGCTCGGATCGACTTACGAGCAAACGCTCGAGCGCCTGCCGGACGCCCTGAAGAGCGAGAGGTTCGGCGTGCTCACCGAGATCGACGTCCAGCAGACGCTCAAGAACAAGCTCGGCGTGGACTTCCGCCGCTACAAGATCCTCGGCGCCTGCAACCCGGGGCTCGCGCACAAGGCGCTGTCGACGAATCTGGAGATCGGCGCGATGTTGCCCTGCAATGTCGTCGTCTACGAGGGCGACGACGGACGAGCCGTCGTGCACGCCATCGATCCCATGCAGACCATCGCCGCCGGCGACGAGCGTCTCGCGACGATCGCGAAGACCGTTCGCGAGAAGCTGGCGCGCGTGCTCGAGCGACTCGCGTGA